The sequence CGAATCGGCGCTGTAGGGCCCGTCGTTGCGGGCACGGGTTTCGTAGACCACCTTGTTCGACGGCAGCTCGCGCAGCACCACGCTCACTTCACGCAGGTACCAGGGGCTGGACGCCGGCGGGAAGCCCGGGCCGTACCAGCCAGGGCCGTACCAGCCCGGGCCGTACCAACCGCGCCCGTAGCGCGGCCCCGGGCCCCACGGTCCCCAGCCCGGGTAGAAGCCGGGGTCGCCCCACGGCGAATAGGTGGGCGTGACGCGGGCACCGATCTGCGCGGTGTAGCGGGCGCTGGCGTCGTCGCGCCGAAGGCCCGCGCGTTCAAATGCCGGCGCGGCCATGGCTTCGAGCGCCGCCGCACCGCGCGCGCCGTCGCCGTCCTGCTGCGAAGGCAGCCGTTCGAAGCGGTAGGTGGCGCCGGCCGCCACGTCGGCGGCCGGCAGGCTCGAGAAGCTGCGCACGTCGCTGTCGACCACCCAGCGGGTGGCGCAGCCGCTGAGCAGCGTCAGCAGCGCGGCGGCGGTCAGGATTCGGCGAAGAGGCATGGCGAAAGATCTCCAAAGGCGCGACAGCGGCAACAGCGGCGGCAGCGCCGTCGCGCCGCTCAGAGCTGGACGATGCGCAAGGGCGATGCCGCCGCAGGGAATTCGGGTGCGTCGAAGGCCTTGTCGCCTTCGGGGTCGGGCACACCCGTTGCCTTCAGACCCTTGAAGTCGAAGGATGTTCCGTCCAGAAGATGCGACGGCACGATGCTCTGCAGGGCGCCGAACATGTTCTCGATGCGGCCGGGGTGCTTCTTCTCCCACTCGCGCAGCATTTCGCCGACCTGCTTGCGCTGCAGGTTTTCCTGGCTGCCGCACAGCGTGCAGGGAATGATCGGGAATTCGCGGTGCTGCGCCCAGCGGATCAGGTCCTTCTCGGCCACGTAGGCCAGCGGGCGGATCACGACGTGGCGGCCGTCGTCGCTCACCAGCTTCGGCGGCATCGACTTGAGCTTGGCCGCGAAGAACATGTTGAGGAAGAAGGTCTGCAGCATGTCGTCGCGGTGGTGGCCCAGCGCGACCTTGGTGGCGCCCAGCTCGTCCGCCACGCGGTACAGGATGCCGCGGCGCAGCCGGCTGCACAGGCCGCAGGTCGTCTTGCCCTCGGGGATCACGCGCTTGACGATGCTGTAGGTGTCCTGTTCCTCGATGTGGAAGGGCACGCCCAGCGCCGTGAGGTAGGTCGGCAGCACGTCTTCGGGGAAGCCGGGCTGCTTCTGGTCGAGGTTGACCGCCACGATGTCGAAATGGATCGGCGCACGCGCGCGCAGCTTGAGCAGGATGTCGAGCAGCGCGTAGCTGTCCTTCCCGCCCGAGACGCACACCATGACCTTGTCGCCCTCTTCGATCATGTTGTAGTCGACGATGGCCTTGCCGACTTCGCGGCAAAGGCGCTTCTCGAGCTTGTGCGTCTCGCGCTCGATCTTCAGGACCTTGTCCTGCGACACGGCTTCTTCGTGATCTGTCCAAACAACGCTCATGACCATTGCCCCGTTTCCACGCGAATCGCGACTTCGCAGTCGTCGAAGATCTTCAGCTTGGCGATCTTCACCCGCACACCCAGCACGCCGGGCAGCTGCATCAGCCGGTGCGCCAGCTTGCCGATGAGGCTTTCCAGCAGGTTCATGTGCACCTCGGTGCACTCGTCGATGATGATGCGGCGCACCTTGCGGTAGTCCAGCACGTGCGTGATGTCGTCGTCGGCCGGCAGCAGCGGCTGGCTGCCGAGGTTGAGCTCCGCGTCGACCTGGATCTGCTGCGGCGCGTCGTGTTCCTGCGCGAGGATGCCCAGGCTCGCGTCGAAGCGCAGGCTGGTCAGCGTGAGGATCTGGGTGCCCTTGGTCAGCATCGGTGGCTCACATCAGCGAAAAATCGCGTTCGAATTTCATCAGGTGCTGGCCGCCATCCACCAGCAGCGTCGTGCCGGTGATGGACTGGTTCTCCAGCGCGAATTTCACGGTGGCCGCCACGTCGGCAGCCGACGAGGAACGGCCCAGCGGGCTGGCCGAATGCAGGCTGCGGAATTTCTCTTCGCTCAGCATGTGGCTCGTGAGCGTGAGGCCCGGCGCGACGCCCACCACGCGCAGCTGCGGTGCCAGCGCCAGCGCCAGCATGGTGTTGGCGGCTTCCAGCGCGGCCTTCGACAGCGTGTAGCTCAGGAAGTCGGGGTTCTGGTTCCAGAGCTTCTGGTCGAGCAGGTTCACCACGGCGCCCTGCGCCTCCGCCCCGCGCGACAGCAGGTGCGTGTGCAGCGCCTTTGCGAGCAGGATCGGCGCCGCGGTGTTGGTGCGCAGATGCGCCTCCAGCGATGCGAAACCGATGCTCGCCGCGTCGTCGTGCTCGAACAGCGACGCGCTGTTGACCACCGCGTCGAGCCGACCGAACTGCGCGACCACCTGCGGCAGCAGTTCGCGCACCTGGGCCTCGTCGGCCAGGTCGGCGCTGACCATGGCCGAGGCCACGCCCGAGCGCGCGGCGCAATCGGCCGCGGTCTGGCGCGCCTCGTCGGACGAGTGCCGGTAGTGCACCGCCACCTGCCAGCCGCCGTCGGCCAGCGCGAGCGCGATCTCGCGGCCGAGTCGCTTGGCGGCGCCGGTGACGAGAACGGTGCGCACGGGGCGCGCGGACGAGGTCTGGGGCATGGGGGAAGAAGTGAGGAGAGACAATCGCGGCGTGACCACGACCCCTCCAATTTTAACGACCGCGCTCGACCGGCTCATCGGTCAGGCCATTCAACGCGCCGGCGGCTGGATCGGCTTCGACCGCTTCATGGCGCTCGCGCTCTATGCGCCGGGCCTCGGCTACTACGCCAACGCGAGCCGCAAGTTCGGCCACCTGCCATCCTCCGGCAGCGACTTCGTCACCGCACCCGAGCTCACGCCGCTGTTCGGCCAGACGCTGGCGGTGCAGGTCGGCGAGGCGCTGGAGCGCAGCGGCACCGACGAGGTCTGGGAATTCGGCGCCGGCTCCGGCGCGCTGGCGCTGCAGCTGCTCGACACGCTGGGCGAACGCATCGTGCGCTACCGCATCGTCGACCTGTCGGGCACGCTGCGCGAACGTCAGCAGGCGACGCTGGCCGTCCATGCGCCCAAGGTCGAGTGGCTGAGCGCGTTGCCCGAGACGATGCAGGGCGTGGTCGTCGGCAACGAGGTGCTCGACGCCATGCCGGTGCACCTGCTGGCGCGCGTCGGCGGGCGCTGGTTCGAGCGTGGCGTGGTGCATGGCGCGAACGGCGGCTGGGCCTGGGAAGACCGCCCGACCACGCTGCGCCCGCCGATCGAGATCGACGGCGAGCACGACTACCTCACCGAGATCCACCCGCAGGCCAAGGCCTTCGTCGCCACGCTGGCGGACCGATTGAAGAAAGGTGCCGCCTTTTTCCTCGACTACGGCTTCCCGGAGTCGGAGTACTACCACCCGCAGCGCCACATGGGCACCGTGATGTGCCACCAGGCGCACCGTGCCGACGACAACCCGCTGGTCGACGTCGGCGCCAAGGACGTCACCGCGCATGTCGACTTCACCGGCATCGCCCTGGCCGCGCAGGACGCCGGGCTGCACGTGCTGGGCTACACCAGCCAGGGGCGCTTCCTCATCAACTGCGGCTTGCTCACCTTGTCCGACCAGGCCAGCGTGGCACAGCGCACGCTGGCGGGCCACCTGGTGCACGAGCACGAGATGGGCGAGCTCTTCAAGGTGATCGGCCTGGCTGCCGGCGAGCCCTGGGAGCCGATCGGCTTCGCCGCGGGCGACCGCAGCCACACCCTGTAGCGCGCCGCGCGCGCATCAAGGCGGCGGCAAGCCACGGACCGCGCGCAGCTCCTTCTTCAGAAAGGCGTTGGCCTCCACGGGCGCGGCGTCGCCCAGCTTCACCATGTACGGCTTGCCGGTCATTTCCGAGCGCGAGGCGCACATGTCGATGAAGTCCTCGGCGGTGACGATCCTGTCTTTGAAGTGCGCGTACTTGGCCTGCATGTGCTGCGCCGCTTCGGCCGCCGTGTGGGCGCCGCCGTTGCGCAGGAAGGTCATGGTCGACATCTTCTCGACGCGCTGGATCAGCGTCTGGATCACCACATGCTCTTCGGCGGAAGGCGTCGCCGCGCTCAGGGTCGCCCAGGCCAGCAGCAGTGCCGGCAACAGGTGGCGGAGCCATCGATGAAATGCCATGCCTTTGTCTTTCCGTGAGGTCTTTCCGTGAGATTTGGGCCATGCTTGCAGCCTCGGCGCAGCCTGTCAAACTGACGCCATCCGCTGGGGTCTAATGGCCCGTCCGTCCTCGATCCCGTCACCCTTCGCCGAGCCCCGCCCGATGAGCCTTCCCCCCGATCTCCTGCGCACCGCCCATGCTCTTGCCGATGCCGCGGCCGCGCAGTCGATGGCATACTTTCGCACACCGCTGGACATCATCACCAAGGCCGACGAAAGCCCCGTGACGCTGGCCGACCGCGCCGCCGAGACGGCGATGCGCGCGGTGCTCGCCGCCGAGCGGCCGGCCGATGGCATCTATGGCGAGGAGCATGGGTCGGAGCGCGTCGACGCGGCGCGCGTGTGGGTGCTCGACCCGATCGACGGCACGCGCAGCTTCATCACCGCCTCGCCGCTGTGGGGCACGCTGATCGGCGTGCTCGAAGGCGCGCGCGTGGTGCTCGGCATGGTCGACATGCCGGTGCTGGGCGAACGCTGGGTCGGGCAGGCCGGCGTCGGCGCGCACCGCAACGGCGTGGCCGTGCAGGCGAGCGCCTGCCGCGAGATCGCACAGGCCCGCATCGTCACCACCTCGCCCGACATCTTCAATGCCGCCGACTGGCAGGCCTTCGACGCGCTGAGCCGGCGCTGCGCGATGCGCCGCTTCGGCGGCGACTGCTACGGCTACGCGCAACTGGCCGGCGGCACCGTCGACCTGGTGGTCGAAACCGGCCTGCAGCCCTACGACTACCTCGGTCCGGCCGGCCTGATCGAGGCCGCCGGCGGCGTGATCACCGACTGGGAAGGCCGCGCGCTGGGCCTCAAGTCCGACGGCCGCGTCGTGGCGGCGGCCACCCCCGAGCTTCACCGACAGGCGCTCGCCGCCCTGGCTGCCTAGACTGTTGGCATGATTCGCTGGCTGGTCGTCGTCGTGCTCGCGCTGCTGCTCATGAGCGGGCTGACGGCATGGCTGCGGCGCTTCGGTTTCGGGCGCCTGCCCGGCGACTTCGAGTTCCGCGCCTTCGGGCGTGAATGGCAATTGCCGATCGGCAGCACGGTGGCGCTCAGCACCATCGCCGCGCTGGTGGCCAAGCTGATCTGATCCCAAGAGAGACACCCACGCCATGAGAGCCTGCGTCGACATCGGCGGCACCAAGGTCGCGGTCAGCCTGGCGCTGCCGGGCAACGACACGCTGCTGGCGCGCCAGTCCGAGCCCACCGCCAAGACCGGCCACAACGACGCGGTCGCGCAGCAAGTGCTGCGGCTGATCGATGCCGCCTGTGTCGCCATCGGCGTGTCATCGTCGGCGATCGAATCGGTCGGCGTCTCGTCGGCCGGTCCGTTCGTGCTCAACAACGGCTGCATCGAACTGGCCACGCCCAACATCTGCGGCGGCCTGGCCGGCCCGGCGCGCGGCCTGCCGAACGACTGGATGACGGCCCCGATCGAGGCCCCGCTGCGCGAGCGCTTTGCCCGCGTGCGGGTCGAGAACGATGCGGTGGCCGCGCTCGAGGCCGAGCGCCGCTGGGGTGCGCTACAGGGCCTGGACCACTGCGCCTACGTCACCTGGAGCACCGGCGTGGGCGTCGGCCTGTGCGTCGACGGGCGTCCCTTGCGCGGCAAGAACGGCAACGCGGGCCATGCCGGCCACACCTTCGTGTCGGACGACGACAACCGCGACGCGCTGTGCGGCTGCGGCAACGTGGGCGATGTGGAAGGACTCATCGCCGGCAACGCGATCGCGCGGCGCTTCGGCCAGCCGGCCGAGGGCCTGTTCAAGGCGGCGGTCGCGGGCGAGCCCGAGGCCGTGCGCACCACCGACGCGCTGTGCCGCGTCATGGGCCGCACGCTCTACAACCTGGTCGCCACGCTCGACCTGCAGGCCATCAGCCTGGGCGGCAGCGTGTTCTGGCACAACCGCGACTTCCTGCTGCCGCGGCTGCAGGCGCACATCGACGGCCACCTGGCACCGCTGACCCGCGGTGTGCGGTTGCACGCGGCGGGCCTGGGCGACAAGGTCGGCGACTACGCCGCGTTGGCTTTGGTGGATTGAGACCTTAAAGGAACATCCCACCCGAAGCCTCGATGCGCTGGCCGGTGATCCAGCGGTTGCCCGGCTGCAGCAGCATCGAGAGCGCGCCCCCGATGTCGTCGGGCAGGCCGACGCGGCCGAGCGCGGTCTGGGAGGCGATCATGGCGTTCAACTGCGCGTTGTCGCGCACCGCCCCACCGCCGAAGTCGGTCTCGATGGCGCCGGGCGCCAGCACGTTCACCGAGATGCCCCGCGGGCCCAACTCCTTCGCCAGGTAGCGCGTCAGCACCTCGATGCCGCCCTTCATCGATGCGTAGGCGGCGTAGCCGGGAAGGCTGAAACGCGCCAATCCGCTCGACACGTTGACGATGCGTCCGCCGTCGGCGATCAGGGGCAGCAGCGCTTGCGTGAGGAAGAAGGGTCCCTTCAGGTGAACGTCGACGAGGGCGTCGAAATCCCCTTCGGTGGTCTCCGCAAAGCTGGCATGAACGCCCATCCCTGCGTTGTTCACCAGATGGTCGAAGGTCTCTCGCTGCCACACGCGACCGAGCGCGGCCTTCACGTCGGCGGCAAAGGCCGCGAAGCTGCTGCTCTTGGACACGTCCAGCGGCAGGGCCACCGCACGGCGCCCGAGCGCTTCGATCTCGCGGACCAGCGCCTGGGCTTCGTCGGCGCCGCTGCGGTAGGTCAGGATCAGGTCGGAGCCCTGGCGGGCGAGGTGCTGCGCGGTGTTCTTGCCGAGGCCGCGGCTGGCACCGGTGATGAGGGCGATGGGGGCTTTCATGGGTGTCCTTCCAAAGGGTGATTGCGATGGAATGGACTTTAAATAAAGACAATGAGGCGATAAATAGGCGATATCAAGTCAAACTGTTCAAATTTAGAGAACAATAGCTGCATGGCTTTCGAACTTGATGCGTTGCGCACCTTCGTCACCGTTGCCGAGTTGGCGAGCTTTACCCGCGCCGCCGAGCAACTCGGCCGGCCGAAGGCAAGGGTGTCGACCACCGTCCAGCAACTGGAAAGCGAGCTGGGTACACGCCTGTTGCACCGGACCACCCGCACGGTGCGCCTCACGCCCGATGGCGAGCAGTTGCGCGAACGGGCCTTGCTGCTGCTGGCCGATGCGGACGAACTGCAGTCCTTGTTCCATCAGGCACCCAGCACCTTGCGTGGGCGTCTGCGGGTCGACATGCCGATCGCCCTGGCCCGTGAGGTAGTGATCCCACGCTTGCCGGAGTTCCTCGCGGCCCATCCGCAACTCGACCTCGAGCTGAGTACCACCGACCGCCGCGTCGACCTGGTCCACGAAGGCTTCGATTGCGTGCTGCGGGTCGGCACGCTGCAGGACTCCGGGCTGGTGGCGCGGCGACTGGGCGAGCAGTGGCAGACCAACGTCGCCAGCCCTGCCTACATTGCCGTGCACGGCACGCCCCATACGCTGGCCGACCTCGCATCGCACCGCCTGGTGCGCTACGCCCCTGCGCTGGGCGGTGGACCGGCGCTGTGGGAATACACGACGGCGCAAGGACTGAGCACCCTGCCGATGGCCAGCGTCGTCACCGTGACCGGCACCGATGCGTACCGGGATGCTTGCCTGGCCGGCCTGGGCATCATCCAGGCGCCCGCCTACTGGCTGCGTCCGCTGA comes from Variovorax sp. J2L1-78 and encodes:
- a CDS encoding DUF2905 domain-containing protein, translated to MIRWLVVVVLALLLMSGLTAWLRRFGFGRLPGDFEFRAFGREWQLPIGSTVALSTIAALVAKLI
- a CDS encoding class I SAM-dependent methyltransferase encodes the protein MGEEVRRDNRGVTTTPPILTTALDRLIGQAIQRAGGWIGFDRFMALALYAPGLGYYANASRKFGHLPSSGSDFVTAPELTPLFGQTLAVQVGEALERSGTDEVWEFGAGSGALALQLLDTLGERIVRYRIVDLSGTLRERQQATLAVHAPKVEWLSALPETMQGVVVGNEVLDAMPVHLLARVGGRWFERGVVHGANGGWAWEDRPTTLRPPIEIDGEHDYLTEIHPQAKAFVATLADRLKKGAAFFLDYGFPESEYYHPQRHMGTVMCHQAHRADDNPLVDVGAKDVTAHVDFTGIALAAQDAGLHVLGYTSQGRFLINCGLLTLSDQASVAQRTLAGHLVHEHEMGELFKVIGLAAGEPWEPIGFAAGDRSHTL
- the ttcA gene encoding tRNA 2-thiocytidine(32) synthetase TtcA, which gives rise to MSVVWTDHEEAVSQDKVLKIERETHKLEKRLCREVGKAIVDYNMIEEGDKVMVCVSGGKDSYALLDILLKLRARAPIHFDIVAVNLDQKQPGFPEDVLPTYLTALGVPFHIEEQDTYSIVKRVIPEGKTTCGLCSRLRRGILYRVADELGATKVALGHHRDDMLQTFFLNMFFAAKLKSMPPKLVSDDGRHVVIRPLAYVAEKDLIRWAQHREFPIIPCTLCGSQENLQRKQVGEMLREWEKKHPGRIENMFGALQSIVPSHLLDGTSFDFKGLKATGVPDPEGDKAFDAPEFPAAASPLRIVQL
- a CDS encoding LysR family transcriptional regulator, whose translation is MAFELDALRTFVTVAELASFTRAAEQLGRPKARVSTTVQQLESELGTRLLHRTTRTVRLTPDGEQLRERALLLLADADELQSLFHQAPSTLRGRLRVDMPIALAREVVIPRLPEFLAAHPQLDLELSTTDRRVDLVHEGFDCVLRVGTLQDSGLVARRLGEQWQTNVASPAYIAVHGTPHTLADLASHRLVRYAPALGGGPALWEYTTAQGLSTLPMASVVTVTGTDAYRDACLAGLGIIQAPAYWLRPLIAEGALVELMPAFCAPPMPVSLVYPHRRHVSKRVQAFMDWMDAVLRPYLQAPLPDNELLSRARSASA
- a CDS encoding DUF5329 family protein; protein product: MAFHRWLRHLLPALLLAWATLSAATPSAEEHVVIQTLIQRVEKMSTMTFLRNGGAHTAAEAAQHMQAKYAHFKDRIVTAEDFIDMCASRSEMTGKPYMVKLGDAAPVEANAFLKKELRAVRGLPPP
- a CDS encoding ROK family protein translates to MRACVDIGGTKVAVSLALPGNDTLLARQSEPTAKTGHNDAVAQQVLRLIDAACVAIGVSSSAIESVGVSSAGPFVLNNGCIELATPNICGGLAGPARGLPNDWMTAPIEAPLRERFARVRVENDAVAALEAERRWGALQGLDHCAYVTWSTGVGVGLCVDGRPLRGKNGNAGHAGHTFVSDDDNRDALCGCGNVGDVEGLIAGNAIARRFGQPAEGLFKAAVAGEPEAVRTTDALCRVMGRTLYNLVATLDLQAISLGGSVFWHNRDFLLPRLQAHIDGHLAPLTRGVRLHAAGLGDKVGDYAALALVD
- a CDS encoding SDR family oxidoreductase; amino-acid sequence: MPQTSSARPVRTVLVTGAAKRLGREIALALADGGWQVAVHYRHSSDEARQTAADCAARSGVASAMVSADLADEAQVRELLPQVVAQFGRLDAVVNSASLFEHDDAASIGFASLEAHLRTNTAAPILLAKALHTHLLSRGAEAQGAVVNLLDQKLWNQNPDFLSYTLSKAALEAANTMLALALAPQLRVVGVAPGLTLTSHMLSEEKFRSLHSASPLGRSSSAADVAATVKFALENQSITGTTLLVDGGQHLMKFERDFSLM
- a CDS encoding SDR family NAD(P)-dependent oxidoreductase, which translates into the protein MKAPIALITGASRGLGKNTAQHLARQGSDLILTYRSGADEAQALVREIEALGRRAVALPLDVSKSSSFAAFAADVKAALGRVWQRETFDHLVNNAGMGVHASFAETTEGDFDALVDVHLKGPFFLTQALLPLIADGGRIVNVSSGLARFSLPGYAAYASMKGGIEVLTRYLAKELGPRGISVNVLAPGAIETDFGGGAVRDNAQLNAMIASQTALGRVGLPDDIGGALSMLLQPGNRWITGQRIEASGGMFL
- a CDS encoding DUF4136 domain-containing protein, coding for MPLRRILTAAALLTLLSGCATRWVVDSDVRSFSSLPAADVAAGATYRFERLPSQQDGDGARGAAALEAMAAPAFERAGLRRDDASARYTAQIGARVTPTYSPWGDPGFYPGWGPWGPGPRYGRGWYGPGWYGPGWYGPGFPPASSPWYLREVSVVLRELPSNKVVYETRARNDGPYSADSAVLPVMFQAALQGFPTPPEGERRVNIEIPKAAP
- a CDS encoding dihydroneopterin aldolase, yielding MLTKGTQILTLTSLRFDASLGILAQEHDAPQQIQVDAELNLGSQPLLPADDDITHVLDYRKVRRIIIDECTEVHMNLLESLIGKLAHRLMQLPGVLGVRVKIAKLKIFDDCEVAIRVETGQWS
- the hisN gene encoding histidinol-phosphatase, coding for MSLPPDLLRTAHALADAAAAQSMAYFRTPLDIITKADESPVTLADRAAETAMRAVLAAERPADGIYGEEHGSERVDAARVWVLDPIDGTRSFITASPLWGTLIGVLEGARVVLGMVDMPVLGERWVGQAGVGAHRNGVAVQASACREIAQARIVTTSPDIFNAADWQAFDALSRRCAMRRFGGDCYGYAQLAGGTVDLVVETGLQPYDYLGPAGLIEAAGGVITDWEGRALGLKSDGRVVAAATPELHRQALAALAA